One genomic window of Polyangium aurulentum includes the following:
- a CDS encoding IgGFc-binding protein, giving the protein MRRRLPLAALAVATIASCFDRSTRWEEVEVEKPPPQGPVCVVGQERCTSALERCEDDGAGPAWTTVDDCAARGLVCAPSLLRCTACIPSELGCKGQDAFRCKDDGSEAEIIDTCDPSTGSACRAGICVNLCSRAIVEKSNVGCEYWAVDLDNAMIDPTSNAAAQQFAVVVSNPHPDVAVEVRIAQDDGQPGDAPAPYDIATAVIAPLNLQVFKLGPREVDGSPEGEYDTGTHTALTRHAYRLRSNFPVVAYQFNPLENVNVFSNDASLLKPTEALSFGTQELVTAYVVAGWPQTIAATDDPNTNFDPSDPIHLRSFLTIVGTAEGTTVRVKPKTRVVGGGPVPETPAHGLIEATISAFDVLNLETGDFNADFTGTLIEADKPIAVFTGGEASDAPHFPKLSERRCCADHLEDQLDPIRTAGKTFAIAHNPSRTRMVKEAGALIEPVPEPDYVRFVAASVHGAKIETTLPPPHDLIVLKWLGDFREVTVYRDFMAESTEPVIAMQVMASQAAAGVKTGLPGGDPSLVILPPIEQFRPDYVFLTPDKYAFDYVAIVAPAGQGVLLDGELLGFDRCEIAPADGLTPEERGSPTPAFFVYRCQLSFPVIHPKTDPVEVLPGMQNDGVHRILAGVPIGVTVGGFDSHVSYSYAAGSDLREIALPE; this is encoded by the coding sequence ATGCGGCGCCGTCTTCCGCTCGCCGCCCTCGCCGTCGCCACCATCGCGAGCTGCTTCGATCGCTCGACGCGCTGGGAGGAGGTCGAGGTCGAGAAGCCGCCCCCGCAAGGCCCCGTGTGCGTCGTCGGCCAGGAGCGCTGCACGAGCGCCCTCGAGCGCTGCGAGGACGACGGCGCGGGCCCTGCGTGGACGACCGTGGACGACTGCGCCGCGCGGGGCCTCGTCTGCGCGCCCTCGCTGTTGCGCTGCACGGCCTGCATCCCGAGCGAGCTCGGCTGCAAGGGGCAGGACGCGTTCCGGTGCAAGGACGACGGCAGCGAGGCCGAGATCATCGACACCTGCGATCCCTCGACGGGCTCTGCCTGCCGCGCGGGGATCTGCGTGAACCTCTGCAGCCGCGCGATCGTCGAGAAGAGCAACGTCGGCTGCGAGTACTGGGCGGTCGATCTCGACAACGCGATGATCGACCCCACGAGCAACGCGGCCGCGCAGCAGTTCGCGGTCGTCGTCTCGAACCCCCACCCCGACGTCGCGGTCGAGGTGCGCATCGCGCAGGACGACGGCCAGCCCGGCGACGCGCCCGCGCCTTACGACATCGCGACGGCGGTCATCGCGCCGCTCAATTTGCAGGTGTTCAAGCTCGGCCCGCGCGAGGTCGACGGCAGCCCCGAGGGCGAATACGACACGGGCACGCACACCGCGCTCACGCGCCACGCCTATCGCCTCCGCTCGAATTTCCCGGTCGTCGCTTACCAGTTCAATCCGCTCGAGAACGTGAACGTCTTCTCGAACGACGCCTCGCTCCTGAAGCCCACCGAGGCGCTCTCCTTCGGCACCCAGGAGCTGGTGACGGCGTATGTCGTCGCGGGCTGGCCGCAGACGATCGCGGCGACCGACGATCCGAACACCAATTTCGATCCCAGCGACCCGATCCACCTCCGCTCGTTTCTCACCATCGTGGGAACCGCGGAGGGCACGACCGTGCGGGTGAAGCCGAAGACCCGCGTGGTCGGCGGCGGCCCGGTGCCCGAGACGCCCGCCCATGGCCTCATCGAGGCGACGATCTCGGCCTTCGACGTCCTGAACCTCGAGACGGGCGATTTCAATGCCGATTTCACCGGCACTTTGATCGAGGCCGACAAGCCCATTGCGGTCTTCACGGGCGGCGAGGCGTCCGACGCGCCGCATTTCCCGAAGCTCTCCGAGCGGCGCTGCTGCGCCGACCACCTCGAGGATCAGCTCGACCCGATCCGCACGGCGGGCAAGACCTTCGCGATCGCGCACAACCCGAGCCGCACGCGCATGGTCAAGGAGGCCGGCGCGCTCATCGAGCCCGTGCCCGAGCCCGATTACGTGCGCTTCGTCGCGGCGTCCGTGCACGGCGCCAAGATCGAGACCACGCTGCCGCCGCCGCACGACCTCATCGTGCTGAAATGGCTCGGCGACTTCCGCGAGGTCACCGTTTACCGCGATTTCATGGCCGAGAGCACCGAGCCCGTGATCGCCATGCAGGTCATGGCGAGCCAGGCCGCGGCGGGCGTGAAGACGGGGCTCCCGGGCGGCGATCCGAGCCTCGTCATTCTCCCGCCCATCGAGCAATTCCGGCCCGATTACGTGTTCCTGACGCCCGACAAATACGCCTTCGACTACGTGGCGATCGTGGCGCCGGCGGGCCAGGGCGTGCTTCTCGACGGGGAGCTCCTCGGCTTCGATCGCTGCGAGATCGCGCCCGCCGACGGCCTCACCCCCGAGGAGCGCGGCTCGCCCACGCCCGCATTCTTCGTCTACCGCTGCCAGCTCAGCTTCCCGGTGATCCATCCCAAGACGGACCCGGTCGAGGTCCTGCCCGGCATGCAGAACGACGGCGTGCACAGGATCCTCGCCGGCGTGCCCATCGGGGTCACGGTCGGCGGGTTCGATTCGCACGTGAGCTATTCGTATGCGGCGGGGAGTGATTTGCGGGAGATCGCGTTGCCCGAATAG
- the eutB gene encoding ethanolamine ammonia-lyase subunit EutB: MLALLVGASVTAIGCGSSDEQKPAVPPPAEGVSIPEVREGEDVFAYIERVKGGFDQTLYKGIIGAANEFKEGDQALGIAAADEVSRKNARILLGNTKVGDLVDRPVYVDLVYDLIMQEVDPKALEGVRAFTLGELKAFVLGKPEAEIKAIMPGLPSDIIAMVVKLMSNDELIAVGGKVFNPLPGTNLGAKGYMGARIQPNSPTDNTDDIIWQVFNGWAFAVGDVVLGNNPVSSEVASVHAIEEALRDVLETFGIQDVMPHCVLAHIDVQAEVEKQFPGSTALWFQSLGSTAAANGTFDVTVDKMLAHAAERTDKYGLYFETGQGADATNGHGEGFDMVVHESRKYGFARALKQKVADAQAGAGNQPAPWVHLNDVAGFIGPEVFRSKEQLVRCCLEDIVMGKLHGLMIGLDVCSTLHMDVSLDDLDWCLEQIMPANPGYLMALPTKNDPMLSYLTTAFQDHVRIREKFGYKVDEKMWTFYQELGVIDAAGKPTDKFGDPKWVYLQYRKKKNDLRTDAEILAEADAKIAEITKRGVWIAQGHGQNPWDLNPELDKYIRFLYEDGKKSIWAELPPDFTDSIPAAVSVWTGSKNREDYILHPPSGERIHDDAVKTLEELRGKHAGQYNVQLMISDGLNALAITDQGHLAPYLEAVRKELEAAGYKVAPEHIVCVSGRVRAGYHAGEILFGSLPDKASKRAIVHIIGERPGSEHHAYSVYTTAPKVEVWGTEGTVDHDITKVISGIADTATTPADAAKATVTQLNDLFAVP; the protein is encoded by the coding sequence ATGCTGGCGCTGCTCGTGGGCGCGTCGGTCACCGCGATCGGGTGCGGGTCGTCGGACGAGCAAAAGCCGGCCGTGCCCCCGCCCGCCGAGGGCGTGTCGATCCCCGAGGTCCGGGAGGGCGAGGACGTCTTCGCCTACATCGAGCGCGTGAAGGGCGGCTTCGATCAGACGCTCTACAAGGGGATCATCGGCGCCGCGAACGAATTCAAGGAGGGCGATCAGGCCCTCGGGATCGCCGCCGCCGACGAGGTTTCCCGCAAAAATGCGCGCATTCTGCTCGGAAACACGAAGGTGGGCGATCTCGTCGATCGGCCGGTCTACGTGGACCTGGTCTACGACCTCATCATGCAGGAGGTCGATCCCAAGGCGCTCGAGGGCGTGCGCGCCTTCACGCTGGGCGAGCTGAAGGCATTCGTGCTGGGTAAACCCGAGGCGGAGATCAAGGCGATCATGCCGGGGCTGCCGAGCGACATCATCGCGATGGTGGTCAAGCTGATGAGCAACGACGAGCTCATCGCGGTGGGGGGGAAGGTGTTCAACCCGCTGCCGGGCACGAACCTCGGGGCGAAGGGCTACATGGGCGCGCGCATCCAGCCCAATTCGCCGACGGACAACACCGACGACATCATCTGGCAGGTGTTCAACGGCTGGGCGTTCGCGGTGGGCGACGTGGTGCTCGGAAACAACCCGGTCTCGAGCGAGGTGGCGAGCGTGCACGCGATCGAGGAGGCGCTGCGCGACGTGCTCGAGACGTTCGGCATCCAGGACGTGATGCCCCACTGCGTGCTCGCGCATATCGACGTGCAGGCCGAGGTGGAGAAGCAGTTCCCGGGCTCGACGGCGCTGTGGTTCCAGAGCCTCGGCAGCACGGCGGCCGCGAATGGGACGTTCGACGTGACCGTGGACAAGATGCTGGCCCACGCGGCGGAGCGGACGGACAAGTACGGTTTGTATTTCGAGACGGGGCAGGGCGCCGACGCGACGAACGGGCACGGCGAGGGCTTCGACATGGTGGTGCACGAGTCGCGCAAATACGGCTTCGCGCGCGCGCTGAAGCAGAAGGTGGCCGACGCGCAAGCGGGCGCCGGCAACCAGCCCGCGCCCTGGGTGCATTTGAACGACGTCGCGGGCTTCATCGGGCCCGAGGTGTTCCGCTCGAAGGAGCAGCTCGTTCGCTGCTGCCTCGAGGACATCGTGATGGGCAAGCTGCACGGCCTGATGATCGGCCTCGACGTCTGCTCGACGCTGCACATGGACGTGAGCCTCGACGACCTCGACTGGTGCCTCGAGCAGATCATGCCCGCGAACCCGGGCTATTTGATGGCCCTGCCCACGAAGAACGACCCGATGCTGAGCTACTTGACCACCGCATTCCAGGACCACGTCCGGATCCGCGAGAAGTTCGGCTACAAGGTCGACGAGAAGATGTGGACGTTTTACCAGGAGCTCGGCGTCATCGACGCGGCCGGCAAGCCGACGGACAAATTCGGCGATCCGAAGTGGGTCTACCTGCAATACCGCAAGAAGAAGAACGACCTGCGCACGGACGCCGAGATCCTGGCCGAGGCGGACGCGAAGATCGCCGAGATCACGAAGCGCGGCGTGTGGATCGCGCAGGGGCACGGGCAGAACCCGTGGGATCTGAACCCCGAGCTCGACAAGTACATCCGCTTCCTCTACGAGGACGGCAAGAAGAGCATCTGGGCCGAGCTCCCGCCCGATTTCACGGATTCGATCCCCGCGGCCGTGTCCGTGTGGACCGGATCGAAGAACCGCGAGGATTACATCCTGCACCCGCCGTCGGGCGAGCGCATTCACGACGACGCGGTGAAGACGCTCGAGGAGCTGCGCGGAAAGCACGCGGGGCAGTACAACGTGCAGCTCATGATCTCGGACGGCCTCAATGCCCTGGCCATCACGGATCAGGGCCACCTCGCCCCGTACCTCGAGGCGGTGCGCAAGGAGCTGGAGGCGGCGGGCTACAAGGTGGCGCCCGAGCACATCGTGTGCGTGTCGGGGCGCGTTCGCGCGGGCTATCACGCCGGGGAGATCCTCTTCGGGAGCCTGCCGGACAAGGCGAGCAAGCGCGCGATCGTGCACATCATCGGCGAGCGCCCCGGCTCCGAGCACCACGCGTACTCGGTCTACACGACGGCGCCGAAGGTCGAGGTGTGGGGGACCGAGGGCACGGTCGACCACGACATCACGAAGGTGATCTCCGGCATCGCCGACACGGCGACGACGCCCGCCGACGCCGCAAAGGCGACGGTGACGCAGCTCAACGACCTGTTCGCGGTTCCCTGA
- a CDS encoding AAA family ATPase: MRAISGYILLEELHEGRSTTTLRAVRESDERPVLVKVLTSSEPSARETAALWHERAILREIEVPGVVPVLALERQGTTAKALVFEDPGGRTLAEILSKRRPSIDEVIHIGTTLARTLEAVHARGLIHKDIGPHSILVDEATGAVQLMGFGLSSRMAREAPRAVSLENLEGTLAYMSPEQTGRMNRSVDRRTDLYSLGATLYEALTGAPPFSGDPAEIVHGHIARRPASPDEEDPRVPRALSRVVLRLLEKNAEDRYQSAAGLAADLEACARALAAGEEAEPFLLGRHDRPDTLRIPEKLYGRKAEEGALAAALERAQNGAAALAVVSGWAGIGKSALVHELEARVARTGGRFAAGKFDQYNRSAPLSAVAQALRDLVRQILGERSERLEAHRDRIMAALGPNGDLVTGLVPELSFVIGAQPPVPPLGGAEAQNRFFLALSSFLAAFTAPEQPLLLFLDDMQWADASSLKLLEAIFADKASSHLLVVGAHRDNEVDAAHPWPLTAAAIEGAGAPVTEIALGPLAQSDVADLVADALGASHEDALPLARVVFEQTQGNPFHTKQLLRALHDEGLVRFDVEAGAWRFDLDAVRARPAAPDVVDFMAARIAALPEDVREVLELGAAIGHAFDFHTLATLHGKQRAETASALWRALEQGLIVPEDIDELAVDTAATAPGMPLRYRFLHDRVQQAAYSLVGADRRATLHLGIGRLLCADKRPEQLADLTFDVARHLGLGAALITDPAERVRAAAVQLAAGRKARAAAAYEAALGHFRSGTELLPEGAWDDHYALALALHRDRAEAEVVTGNLAEAERIYPEALARARTALDKVSILSVQATHAQLDGRYADTIRAQREGLALLGWPLPDEEAILKALLDVKMAEIDAIVAARGVEAQLRAPKMKDPGQLAAMELAQGLFYAAYLGGDKTLAFLAVVEMVTASLEQGNGPLSPFAYIGYGMVAGLLGDHERGQRIARMGIELVDQFDNPAIKCLANYLYAADVHSWGRPLREVDPFYDRTYSYGLLSGDWITVGYMIMNGNCDRLTRGDALGDVLSRAQAHLVFLERAKNHTAIELLRAGVIQPIRALRGETVSPDSFDGGGFSEAGHLARYAGLDYHAAWLDYARIRHAFIMGDVARFASLWGQLDVIESAVPTHANKVPETNFYVALMRARVAGGLSVAEREPHLAEIRRIEGKLARWAKVAPDNVQHKLLLVRAELLRLEGRGFEAMDLYEAGIAAAHEARYVNNEAVGCELYARFWMAQGRSEIAALYLRKARAHYEAWGARAKAQALFEEHHELLAVSGEEAESEAPRPPPPRATVLPARPEPEGPDAFDLMTVLRASQAIAGEVVLGRVLERVARIVVESAGATSAAIILAREGELVLAARMCVDPDVVEAGSAAPIEDRADLPTSVITYVARTREIVEISGDAEDARFSADPYLIRQSPRSIFAVPLLHQGRLTGVLYLENRLTEAAFGRGRGELCELLAAQAAIAVENALLYADLEAMTSKLRVANERLERDVQDRTEALALANDRLVEELAERARTEAARASLQEEIIRMQEAKLAEMAAPLIPIASDVAVMPLIGAVDARRGAQVLETALRGATERGARALILDVTGMREIDAEAVRALVDTVSALRLVGAQAILTGVRADMAQKMIALGIDLSHIPIRSTLASGIDLARRPRAGAR, from the coding sequence ATGCGCGCGATCTCCGGATATATCCTCCTCGAAGAGCTCCACGAGGGCAGGAGCACGACCACTCTTCGCGCGGTGCGCGAATCGGACGAGCGGCCGGTGCTCGTGAAGGTCCTCACGAGCTCCGAGCCCTCCGCGCGTGAGACGGCCGCCCTCTGGCACGAACGCGCCATCCTGCGCGAGATCGAGGTCCCCGGCGTCGTGCCCGTGCTCGCGCTCGAACGCCAGGGAACCACGGCCAAGGCGCTCGTTTTCGAGGATCCGGGCGGTCGCACGCTCGCCGAGATCCTCTCGAAGCGGCGGCCCTCCATCGACGAGGTCATCCATATCGGCACCACGCTCGCGCGCACCCTCGAGGCCGTGCACGCGCGCGGGTTGATTCACAAGGATATCGGACCCCATAGCATCCTCGTCGACGAGGCCACGGGCGCCGTCCAGTTGATGGGTTTTGGGCTCTCCAGCCGCATGGCGCGCGAGGCGCCGCGCGCGGTCTCCCTCGAGAACCTCGAGGGGACGCTCGCTTATATGTCGCCCGAGCAGACCGGGCGCATGAATCGGTCCGTCGATCGCCGCACCGATCTCTATTCCCTCGGCGCCACCCTCTACGAGGCCCTCACCGGCGCGCCGCCTTTTTCGGGGGATCCCGCCGAGATCGTCCACGGCCACATCGCGCGCAGGCCCGCCTCGCCCGACGAGGAGGACCCGCGCGTCCCGCGCGCCCTCTCGCGGGTCGTCCTCAGGCTGCTCGAAAAGAATGCCGAGGATCGCTATCAGAGCGCCGCCGGGCTCGCCGCCGATCTCGAGGCATGCGCGCGCGCCCTCGCCGCCGGCGAGGAGGCCGAGCCGTTTCTGCTCGGCCGCCACGACCGGCCCGATACCCTGCGCATCCCCGAAAAGCTCTATGGCCGCAAGGCCGAGGAGGGGGCCCTCGCGGCCGCGCTCGAGCGCGCTCAGAATGGCGCAGCCGCGCTCGCCGTCGTCTCCGGATGGGCAGGCATCGGCAAGAGCGCGCTCGTCCACGAGCTGGAGGCGCGCGTCGCGAGGACCGGCGGCCGCTTCGCAGCCGGCAAGTTCGATCAATACAATCGCAGCGCGCCCCTCTCCGCCGTCGCGCAGGCCCTGCGCGATCTCGTCCGCCAGATCCTCGGCGAGCGCTCCGAGCGGCTCGAGGCCCACCGCGACCGCATCATGGCCGCGCTCGGCCCGAATGGCGACCTCGTCACGGGCCTCGTCCCCGAGCTTTCGTTCGTCATCGGCGCCCAGCCGCCCGTGCCGCCCCTCGGCGGCGCAGAGGCACAGAATCGCTTCTTCCTCGCCCTGTCGAGCTTCCTCGCCGCTTTCACCGCCCCCGAGCAGCCGCTCTTGCTCTTCCTCGACGACATGCAATGGGCCGACGCCTCGTCGCTCAAGCTGCTCGAGGCGATCTTCGCCGACAAGGCCTCGTCCCACCTGCTCGTGGTCGGCGCCCACCGCGATAACGAGGTCGACGCCGCGCACCCCTGGCCGCTCACCGCTGCCGCGATCGAGGGCGCGGGCGCGCCCGTCACCGAGATCGCGCTCGGGCCGCTCGCGCAATCGGACGTGGCCGATCTCGTCGCCGACGCCCTCGGCGCCTCCCACGAGGACGCGCTTCCGCTCGCGCGCGTGGTCTTCGAGCAGACCCAGGGCAACCCGTTCCATACGAAGCAATTGCTCCGCGCGCTGCACGACGAGGGCCTCGTCCGCTTCGACGTCGAGGCGGGCGCGTGGCGCTTCGACCTCGACGCCGTGCGCGCGCGCCCCGCCGCGCCCGACGTCGTCGATTTCATGGCCGCCCGCATCGCGGCGCTGCCCGAGGACGTGCGCGAGGTGCTCGAGCTCGGCGCCGCGATCGGGCACGCATTCGATTTCCACACGCTCGCCACCCTTCACGGAAAACAGCGCGCCGAGACGGCCTCGGCGCTCTGGCGCGCGCTGGAGCAAGGCCTGATCGTCCCCGAGGACATCGACGAGCTCGCCGTCGACACGGCCGCCACCGCCCCGGGGATGCCGCTGCGCTATCGATTCCTCCACGACCGCGTCCAGCAGGCCGCCTATTCGCTCGTCGGCGCCGACAGGCGCGCGACCTTGCACCTCGGCATTGGCCGCCTTCTCTGCGCCGACAAGCGCCCCGAGCAGCTCGCCGATCTGACCTTCGACGTCGCCCGCCACCTCGGGCTCGGCGCCGCGCTCATCACCGACCCCGCCGAGCGCGTGCGCGCCGCGGCCGTCCAGCTCGCCGCAGGCCGCAAGGCGCGCGCAGCGGCGGCCTACGAGGCGGCGCTCGGCCATTTCCGCAGCGGCACCGAGCTGTTGCCCGAGGGCGCCTGGGACGACCATTACGCGCTCGCCCTCGCCCTGCACAGAGACCGCGCCGAGGCCGAGGTCGTCACGGGAAACCTCGCCGAGGCCGAGCGCATCTACCCCGAGGCCCTCGCCCGCGCCCGCACGGCGCTCGACAAGGTCTCCATTCTCTCCGTGCAGGCCACGCACGCGCAGCTCGACGGCCGCTATGCGGACACGATCCGCGCCCAGCGCGAGGGGCTCGCGCTCCTCGGCTGGCCCCTGCCCGACGAGGAGGCCATCCTGAAGGCGCTCCTCGACGTGAAGATGGCCGAGATCGACGCGATCGTGGCCGCGCGCGGCGTGGAGGCGCAGCTTCGGGCCCCGAAGATGAAGGACCCGGGCCAGCTCGCCGCCATGGAGCTCGCGCAGGGTCTGTTTTACGCGGCATACCTCGGGGGCGACAAGACGCTCGCCTTCCTCGCCGTCGTCGAGATGGTCACCGCCTCGCTCGAGCAAGGCAATGGCCCGCTCTCGCCCTTCGCGTACATCGGCTACGGCATGGTCGCGGGGCTGCTCGGCGATCACGAGCGCGGCCAGCGGATCGCCCGCATGGGCATCGAGCTGGTCGACCAGTTCGACAACCCGGCCATCAAGTGCCTGGCGAATTATCTGTACGCGGCCGACGTGCATAGCTGGGGGCGCCCGCTGCGCGAGGTCGACCCGTTCTACGACCGCACCTATTCCTACGGCCTTCTGTCCGGGGACTGGATCACGGTCGGCTACATGATCATGAACGGCAACTGCGACCGGCTCACGCGCGGCGACGCGCTCGGAGACGTCCTGTCGCGGGCGCAGGCGCACCTGGTCTTCCTCGAGCGCGCCAAGAATCACACCGCCATCGAGCTGCTCCGCGCAGGCGTCATCCAGCCGATCCGCGCCCTGCGCGGCGAGACCGTCTCGCCGGATTCGTTCGACGGCGGCGGCTTCTCCGAGGCCGGGCACCTCGCCAGGTATGCCGGCCTCGATTACCACGCCGCCTGGCTCGATTACGCGCGCATTCGTCACGCGTTCATCATGGGCGACGTGGCGCGCTTCGCCTCGCTCTGGGGACAGCTCGACGTCATCGAGTCGGCCGTCCCGACCCACGCGAACAAGGTCCCCGAGACGAACTTCTACGTCGCCCTCATGCGCGCGCGCGTGGCCGGGGGCCTCTCGGTGGCCGAGCGCGAGCCGCACCTCGCCGAGATTCGCCGCATCGAGGGCAAGCTCGCGCGCTGGGCGAAGGTCGCGCCCGACAACGTGCAGCACAAGCTCCTGCTCGTGCGCGCGGAGCTTCTGCGGCTCGAGGGGCGCGGGTTCGAGGCCATGGACCTCTACGAGGCCGGCATCGCCGCGGCCCACGAGGCCCGATACGTGAACAACGAGGCCGTCGGCTGCGAGCTTTACGCGCGCTTCTGGATGGCCCAGGGCCGCAGCGAGATCGCGGCGCTCTATCTGCGCAAGGCCAGGGCGCATTACGAGGCGTGGGGCGCGCGCGCCAAGGCCCAGGCGCTCTTCGAGGAGCATCACGAGCTGCTCGCGGTCTCGGGCGAGGAGGCCGAATCCGAGGCCCCGCGCCCCCCGCCGCCCCGCGCCACGGTCCTCCCCGCGCGGCCCGAGCCCGAGGGCCCCGATGCATTCGATCTGATGACCGTCCTGCGCGCGAGCCAGGCCATCGCCGGCGAGGTGGTGCTCGGGCGGGTGCTCGAGCGCGTGGCGCGCATCGTCGTCGAGAGCGCCGGCGCGACGTCGGCCGCCATCATCCTCGCGCGCGAAGGCGAGCTGGTGCTCGCCGCGCGCATGTGCGTCGACCCGGACGTCGTGGAGGCCGGATCCGCCGCGCCCATCGAGGATCGCGCCGATCTGCCGACGAGCGTCATCACCTACGTCGCCCGCACGCGCGAGATCGTCGAGATCTCGGGCGACGCGGAAGACGCGAGGTTCTCCGCGGATCCATACCTGATCAGGCAGTCGCCGCGGTCGATCTTCGCGGTGCCGCTCCTGCACCAGGGGCGCCTGACGGGCGTGCTCTACCTCGAAAATCGCCTCACCGAGGCCGCGTTCGGGCGCGGGCGCGGGGAGCTGTGCGAGCTCCTCGCCGCGCAGGCCGCGATCGCGGTCGAGAATGCGCTGCTCTACGCCGACCTCGAGGCGATGACGAGCAAGCTGCGCGTGGCGAACGAGCGGCTCGAGCGCGACGTGCAGGACCGGACCGAGGCGCTCGCGCTGGCCAATGACAGGCTCGTCGAGGAGCTCGCCGAGCGAGCCCGGACCGAGGCGGCGCGCGCGTCCCTGCAGGAGGAGATCATCCGCATGCAGGAGGCGAAGCTCGCGGAGATGGCGGCGCCGCTCATCCCGATCGCGAGCGACGTCGCGGTGATGCCGCTCATCGGGGCCGTCGACGCGCGGCGCGGGGCGCAGGTGCTCGAGACCGCGCTGCGGGGGGCGACCGAGCGCGGGGCGCGCGCCTTGATCCTCGACGTCACCGGCATGCGCGAGATCGACGCCGAGGCGGTGCGGGCGCTCGTCGATACGGTGAGCGCGCTGCGCCTCGTGGGCGCCCAGGCCATCCTGACGGGGGTGCGCGCGGACATGGCGCAGAAGATGATCGCGCTCGGCATCGATCTATCCCACATCCCCATCCGCAGCACCCTCGCGAGCGGCATCGATCTGGCGCGCCGCCCCCGCGCCGGCGCACGCTGA